The genomic window NNNNNNNNNNNNNNNNNNNNNNNNNNNNNNNNNNNNNNNNNNNNNNNNNNNNNNNNNNNNNNNNNNNNNNNNNNNNNNNNNNNNNNNNNNNNNNNNNNNNNNNNNNNNNNNNNNNNNNNNNNNNNNNNNNNNNNNNNNNNNNNNNNNNNNNNNNNNNNNNNNNNNNNNNNNNNNNNNNNNNNNNNNNNNNNNNNNNNNNNNNNNNNNNNNNNNNNNNNNNNNNNNNNNNNNNNNNNNNNNNNNNNNNNNNNNNNNNNNNNNNNNNNNNNNNNNNNNNNNNNNNNNNNNNNNNNNNNNNNNNNNNNNNNNNNNNNNNNNNNNNNNNNNNNNNNNNNNNNNNNNNNNNNNNNNNNNNNNNNNNNNNNNNNNNNNNNNNNNNNNNNNNNNNNNNNNNNNNNNNNNNNNNNNNNNNNNNNNNNNNNNNNNNNNNNNNNNNNNNNNNNNNNNNNNNNNNNNNNNNNNNNNNNNNNNNNNNNNNNNNNNNNNNNNNNNNNNNNNNNNNNNNNNNNNNNNNNNNNNNNNNNNNNNNNNNNNNNNNNNNNNNNNNNNNNNNNNNNNNNNNNNNNNNNNNNNNNNNNNNNNNNNNNNNNNNNNNNNNNNNNNNNNNNNNNNNNNNNNNNNNNNNNNNNNNNNNNNNNNNNNNNNNNNNNNNNNNNNNNNNNNNNNNNNNNNNNNNNNNNNNCNNNNNNNNNNNNNNNNNNNNNNNNNNNNNNNNNNNNNNNNNNNNNNNNNNNNNNNNNNNNNNNNNNNNNNNNNNNNNNNNNNNNNNNNNNNNNNNNNNNNNNNNNNNNNNNNNNNNNNNNNNNNNNNNNNNNNNNNNNNNNNNNNNNNNNNNNNNNNNNNNNNNNNNNNNNNNNNNNNNNNNNNNNNNNNNNNNNNNNNNNNNNNNNNNNNNNNNNNNNNNNNNNNNNNNNNNNNNNNNNNNNNNNNNNNNNNNNNNNNNNNNNNNNNNNNNNNNNNNNNNNNNNNNNNNNNNNNNNNNNNNNNNNNNNNNNNNNNNNNNNNNNNNNNNNNNNNNNNNNNNNNNNNNNNNNNNNNNNNNNNNNNNNNNNNNNNNNNNNNNNNNNNNNNNNNNNNNNNNNNNNNNNNNNNNNNNNNNNNNNNNNNNNNNNNNNNNNNNNNNNNNNNNNNNNNNNNNNNNNNNNNNNNNNNNNNNNNNNNNNNNNNNNNNNNNNNNNNNNNNNNNNNNNNNNNNNNNNNNNNNNNNNNNNNNNNNNNNNNNNNNNNNNNNNNNNNNNNNNNNNNNNNNNNNNNNNNNNNNNNNNNNNNNNNNNNNNNNNNNNNNNNNNNNNNNNNNNNNNNNNNNNNNNNNNNNNNNNNNNNNNNNNNNNNNNNNNNNNNNNNNNNNNNNNNNNNNNNNNNNNNNNNNNNNNNNNNNNNNNNNNNNNNNNNNNNNNNNNNNNNNNNNNNNNNNNNNNNNNNNNNNNNNNNNNNNNNNNNNNNNNNNNNNNNNNNNNNNNNNNNNNNNNNNNNNNNNNNNNNNNNNNNNNNNNNNNNNNNNNNNNNNNNNNNNNNNNNNNNNNNNNNNNNNNNNNNNNNNNNNNNNNNNNNNNNNNNNNNNNNNNNNNNNNNNNNNNNNNNNNNNNNNNNNNNNNNNNNNNNNNNNNNNNNNNNNNNNNNNNNNNNNNNNNNNTGATNNNNNNNNNNNNNNNNNNNNNNNNNNNNNNNNNNNNNNNNNNNNNNNNNNNNNNNNNNNNNNNNNNNNNNNNNNNNNNNNNNNNNNNNNNNNNNNNNNNNNNNNNNNNNNNNNNNNNNNNNNNNNNNNNNNNNNNNNNNNNNNNNNNNNNNNNNNNNNNNNNNNNNNNNNNNNNNNNNNNNNNNNNNNNNNNNNNNNNNNNNNNNNNNNNNNNNNNNNNNNNNNNNNNNNNNNNNNNNNNNNNNNNNNNNNNNNNNNNNNNNNNNNNNNNNNNNNNNNNNNNNNNNNNNNNNNNNNNNNNNNNNNNNNNNNNNNNNNNNNNNNNNNNNNNNNNNNNNNNNNNNNATCCCGTGTTTTTTCCTGTAATCCTGTGGTTCCGTGTTTGTTCCTATGATCACGTATTCCTGTGGTCCCGTGTTTGTTCCTGTGATCCTGTGTTTGTTCCTGTGgtcccggaggccagtgctaaaccttAATAGGTTAATGACATCTGTGGCAGTANNNNNNNNNNNNNNNNNNNNNNNNNNNNNNNNNNNNNNNNNNNNNNNNNNNNNNNNNNNNNNNNNNNNNNNNNNTACACACACTCCTCGTGGGCAATTNNNNNNNNNNNNNNNNNNNNNNNNNNNNNNNNNNNNNNNNNNNNNNNNNNNNNNNNNNNNNNNNNNNNNNNNNNNNNNNNNNNNNNNNNNNNNNNNNNNNNNNNNNNNNNNNNNNNNNNNNNNNNNNNNNNNNNNNNNNNNNNNNNNNNNNNNNNNNNNNNNNNNNNNNNNNNNNNNNNNNNNNNNNNNNNNNNNNNNNNNNNNNNNNNNNNNNNNNNNNNNNNNNNNNNNNNNNNNNNNNNNNNNNNNNNNNNNNNNNNNNNNNNNNNNNNNNNNNNNNNNNNNNNNNNNNNNNNNNNNNNNNNNNNNNNNNNNNNNNNNNNNNNNNNNNCACCATATTGCCAGAGATGTCATTAACCTATTAAGAAGCGGGGGATAAAGAAAATCCGAAATAAACAGAAATTTGAATACAAGatgtgttcccgtgttctgtgatccTGCGATCACGCatttgttcccgtgttctgtgttttttgtgttcccGTGTTTGTTCCTGTATTCCTGTGATCCCATGTTTGTGCCTTTGATCCCGTATTTATTCCTGTGATCTCGTGTTTGTCCCCGTGATCtatgttcctgtgatcccgtgtttgTGCCTGTGATCTCGTATTCCTGTGGTCCCGTGTTTGTTCTTGTGGTCCCGTGTTTGTTCTTGTGGTCCCGTGTTTTTTCCTGTGGTCCGGGGTCCCGTGTTTTTTTGTGGCCCCGGTTTGTTCCTTGTTTCCGTTTTGTAGTTggtcccgttttttgtttttgtggcccGTTTGTTTTGTGGTCCCGTGTTTTTTCGTGGCCCCGTGTTTGTTCTGTGGTCCCGTGTTTTTTCCGGGGTCCCGGTTTGTTTTGTGGCCCCGTGTTTGTTCTTGTGGCCCCGTTTTGCCCTGTGGCCCGTGTTTGTTCCTGTGGCCCCCGTGTTTGATCCTGTGGCCCGGTTTGTTCTTGTGTCCTGTTTGTTGCTGGGGTCCCGTGTTTTTTCCTGTGGCCCCGTGGTcccgtgtttttttcttgtggtcCCGGTTTGTTCTGGTCCCGTGTTTTTTCCTGTGGTCCTTGTTTGTTCTTGGGGCcccgtttttgttttgtggtccCGTTTTTCCTGGGTCCCGTTTTGTTCTTGGTCCCGTGGCCCCGTGTTTTTTCCTGTGTCCCGTGGCCCCGGTTTTTTCCTATGGCCCTGTGTTTTTTCCCTGGGTCCCGTGTTTGTTCCTGTGGCCCGGTTTTTTCTTATGGCCCCTGTTGTTCCGTGGTCCCGTGTTTGTTCTTGTGGCCCCGTTTTTTGTTCCTGTGGTCCCGTTTTTGTTCTTGTGGTCCCGTGTTTTTTCCCTGTGCCCCGTGGTCACTGTTTGTTCCGGGTCCCGTTTTTTCTTGGGTCCGTTTTTTGTTCTTGTGGTCCCGTGTTTGTCCTGTGGCCCCTTTTTAGTTTTGTGGTTCCGTGTTGTTCCTGTGGTCCGGTTTTTTTTGTGGTCCGTGTTTGTTCCTTGGTcccgtgtttgttttgtggtccCGTTTTTGTTCCTGGGTCCCGTGTTTTTTCCCTGTGGCcccgtgtttgttttgtggttccGTGTTTTTTCCTGTGGTCCGGGTCCCGGTTTGTTCTTGTGGTCCCGTGTTTTTCCTGGGCCCCGTGTTTTTTCTTGTGGCCCGTTTTGTCCTTTGGGGgccccgtttttttgttttggggccccCGTGTTGTTCTTGGGGCCCCGTGTTTTTTTCCCTGTGGTCCCGTTTTGTTCCTGTGGCCCCGGTTTTTTTCCTGTGGTCCTGTTTTTCTTGTGGTCCCGTGTTTTTTTCCTGGGGCCCCGTGTTTTTCCGGGGGTCCCGTGTTTTTCCTGTGGTCCGTggtcccggtttttttttttggggccccgtgtTTTTTCCTTGGCCCCGTGTttgttttgggccccctttttgttCCTGGGGCCCCGTGTTTGTTCCGGTGGCCCCNNNNNNNNNNNNNNNNNNNNNNNNNNNNNNNNNNNNNNNNNNNNNNNNNNNNNNNNNNNNNNNNNNNNNNNNNNNNNNNNNNNNNNGGCCCGGGTTTTTGTTCCTGTGGTCCATGTTTTTCCCTGTGGTCCCGTGTTTTTTCCTGTGGTCCCGGTTTGTTTTGGGGTCCCGTTTTGTTTTGTGGTCCCGTGTTGTTCGGGGGCCCCTGGTCCCGTGTTTTTTCTTGTGGCCCCATGTTTTTCCTGGGGCCCCGTATTTGTTCCTGGGCCCCCATGTTTGTTCTTGTGATCCCTTTTGTTTTTGGGGCCCCGTGTTTGTTCCTGTGGCCCGTTTGTTCTTGTGGCCCGTGTTGTTCTTTGTCCGTGTTTTTCGTGCCCCGTGTTTTTTTCCTGGTCCTGTTTTTTGTTCCTGTGGTCCCGGTTTTTTTCCTTGGTCCTTTTTGTTCTGGGGTcccggtttgttttttggggtcccGTGTTTTTCCTGGGGGTCCCGTGTTTGTTTTTATGGTCCCGGTTTTTCCTGTGGTCCCGTGTTTTTTTCCTGTGGCCCGTGTTTTTTtctgggcccctttttaaaaattgtggtTCCGTGTTTTTTCTGTGGCCCGGGTTTTTGTTCTGTCGCCCCGTGTTTGTTCCGTATCCTGTTTGTTCTTGTGGCCGTTTTTGTTTCCTGGGTCCCGTGTTTGTTCCTGTGGTCCCGTGTTTGTTCCTGTGGTCCCGTGTTTGAACTTGTGGTCCCGTGTTTTTTTCCCTGGGTTCCGGTTTGTTCTTGGGCCCCCGGTTTTTCTTGGGGtccgttttttgttttggggtcccGTGTTTTTTCTTGGGCCCCGTTTTGTTCTGTGGCCCGTGTTTTTCCCTGTGGTCCCGTGTTTTTTCCCTGGGtcccgtgttttttttgtggCCCGTTTTTCCTGGGGGCCGTGTTTGTTCCTGGGCCCGTTTTTGCCCTTTGTGGTCCCGTGTTTGTCCTTGGTCCCGTGTTTTTTCCCTGTGGCCCGTGTTTTTCTTGTGGTCCCCGTTTTGTTCCTTGGTCCCGTGTTTGTTTTGTGGCCCGGTTTTTTCCTGTTTCCCGTGTTTGTCCTGTATCCCGTTTTTTGTGCCGTGATCCGTTTTCCCGGGCTCGTGTTTTTGTGATCCCACGATTGTACCTGTGACCCCGTGtttgttcctgtgatcccgtttTCTCCGTTCCTGTTGAAATATTTGCAAATTTCATCTAATGTTTATGTACACATAGAAATTCTATATGCACAGTATTATGATTTTACtagttatatgaaattataatttNNNNNNNNNNNNNNNNNNNNNNNNNNNNNNNNNNNNNNNNNNNNNNNNNNNNNNNNNNNNNNNNNNNNNNNNNNNNNNNNNNNNNNNNNNNNNNNNNNNNNNNNNNNNNNNNNNNNNNNNNNNNNNNNNNNNNNNNNNNNNNNNNNNNNNNNNNNNNNNNNNNNNNNNNNNNNNNNNNNNNNNNNNNNNNNNNNNNNNNNNNNNNNNNNNNNNNNNNNNNNNNNNNNNNNNNNNNNNNNNNNNNNNNNNNNNNNNNNNNNNNNNNNNNNNNNNNNNNNNNNNNNNNNNNNNNNNNNNNNNNNTANNNNNNNNNNNNNNNNNNNNNNNNNNNNNNNNNNNNNNNNNNNNNNNNNNNNNNNNNNNNNNNNNNNNNNNNNNNNNNNNNNNNNNNNNNNNNNNNNNNNNNNNNNNNNNNNNNNNNNNNNNNNNNNNNNNNNNNNNNNNNNNNNNNNNNNNNNNNNNNNNNNNNNNNNNNNNNNNNNNNNNNNNNNNNNNNNNNNNNNNNNNNNNNNNNNNNNNNNNNNNNNNNNNNNNNNNNNNNNNNNNNNNNNNNNNNNNNNNNNNNNNNNNNNNNNNNNNNNNNNNNNNNNNNNNNNNNNNNNNNNNNNNNNNNNNNNNNNNNNNNNNNNNNNNNNNNNNNNNNNNNNNNNNNNNNNNNNNNNNNNNNNNNNNNNNNNNNNNNNNNNNtaaaatatgtatacttttataagtAGGGTGTNNNNNNNNNNNNNNNNNNNNNNNNNNNNNNNNNNNNNNNNNNGCGACTTTTTTTTAAGGGCGAAAAATAATTGCTGGAAGAGACTGCTACTGAgccattaaaaaaacccccctctgtTTCCCGCACGCCTAAATGGAAAACCAGAAATGTTTTTCTTAGATAGTCTGTCAGTTTCTGTTGTTTAAAAACTTTGTcgggttttattttaattttgaaaaaaaaatcctccttggGCCCCGAAAAGGATGCTTTGGTAACAGtcgaaggaaatgggaaaaaaccaGGTGATCATTAAGTTTGATGGATTCGTTTCTTCACCCATTTTTTGTTACGGGTTTTGGGGCCTCCTCCGGGGCCCAGGGTTTTCTCTGGCTTCAGGTATAGATCCTAGGAAAAACAGaacaattttaaatgaaaaatttccccttacctGCTAACCCTTTCCCCCAGTGGATATAAAACAGTTGAGCACTCGGGCCTTTCATAATACCACTGCAAAGGCTCAATTTCTAGCCATGTAACTGGAACAAAAATTCCCCTCAACAAACACCAACCCAACCCCCCTGGCCTCACCAAGCGAGCCACATAAGCCTCCCACCTCTCAGGCCTTGGACCAAGATACTCCCGCCGCCTCTCCCCATAATGTCCCCTCTCATCCTACTGCTACAGCTTTTGGACCCTATTCATGGACCATAGGAGATAGTGCATTACACTTTCGTGTCAAGGAAAATACCACCATTCCTTCATTCTCCGACATGCCTGTCAATGTTGCAACACGTGTAAACGAGTGTGCATGCCTGGTCTTGCCAGAAGGATCTCGTGTTGCCAGCACTTTATTCCATATCTGAAGGGGAGTCACTCCTCCATCCGATTAACCTAACCCCTACCACCATCTGACTTCACAATAACACCCTGGTAGTCGATTACGAACTAGCTAAAGGTGAAGTCATGGAATTATCACCACCTGCTTTCACTGGGACCACTCAAACTCAGCCCACTCTGGGTGAGTCTACTCCCATCCTTCATGAAATACCCTCGGCTATCCCCTCCCCAGATTTTCATAAGGACTATGAGATCTTGTCTCGCCTCTTCCAGGAATATCCCTCCCTATTGCCTTCTGAGTCTTGACCCCTTAGCAAAACTGATCTCCTACAACATAAGATTAGCCTGGTTCCCAATGCTGAGCCTGTCTATATTCCAAGTTATTGCATCCCTCATAGCCGCCACTCTGCTCTTGACAGGGCTATTGCTGACCTACTCGATCAAGGTATAATAACCCCAAGTAACTTACCCTGGTCAGCTCTAATATTACTTGTACCAAGGAAAGATAGACAATGAGACAGTTATCGACTACAGACGCCTAAACAAATTGACTATTCCTGAgccctttctcattccttctttcgaTTGTTATTACAAGACATCAGGACTAACAACAGTCTTCTCGACTCTCGACTTAGCCAAAGGATTTCATCAATTACCCATGGATTCTGATTCTCAAAAACTAACTGCTTTTTTCACCCCTTCTGGACACTGGGAATTCACATGAATTCCCTTCGGCCTAAGAAACGCCCCATTGAGTTTTGCATGATTAATGTTCTTTGTCATAAGTGGTCTTGCTGGCAATGCTGTACTCATTTAATGACCTGTTAATGGTGTCAAAGGATGTTGCCTAGCATGAAGTAATGATCTGGAAGATTTTTAGCAGATTAAGTTAGGCTGCATTGAACATTAACCCACAGaaattccgtttttttctcttcccttNNNNNNNNNNNNNNNNNNNNNNNNNNNNNNNNNNNNNNNNNNNNNNNNNNNNNNNNNNNNNNNNNNNNNNNNNNNNNNNNNNNNNNNNNNNNNNNNNNNNNNNNNNNNNNNNNNNNNNNNNNNNNNNNNNNNNNNNNNNNNNNACCCCATTTTTGGTTCCATTGCAAGCCCCTTTCCCGgctacttaaaaaaaagacaggatTTTGCATTTCAATCCCAGAAGTCTAAGTTAACTGAGTCGCCAGTGTTGACATTTCCAGATTTTCCAAACCTTTCATTCTAACAACTGACGTTCCTAATGTCGGCATTGGTTCTGCACTTATGCAATAATTTGAGNNNNNNNNNNNNNNNNNNNNNNNNNNNNNNNNNNNNNNNNNNNNNNNNNNNNNNNNNNNNNNNNNNNNNNNNNNNNNNNNNNNNNNNNNNNNNNNNNNNNNNNNNNNNNNNNNNNNNNNNNNNNNNNNNNNNNNNNNNNNNNNNNNNNNNNNNNNNNNNNNNNNNNNNNNNNNNNNNNNNNNNNNNNNNNNNNNNNNNNNNNNNNNNNNNNNNNNNNNNNNNNNNNNNNNNNNNNNNNNNNNNNNNNNNNNNNNNNNNNNNNNNNNNNNNNNNNNNNNNNNNNNNNNNNNNNNNNNNNNNNNNNNNNNNNNNNNNNNNNNNNNNNNNNNNNNNNNNNNNNNNNNNNNNNNNNNNNNNNNNNNNNNNNNNNNNNNNNNNNNNNNNNNNNNaaacaaaaagaaacaaaagtagaTAGAGATCACCTATAGACAGTTAGTAGTCCCTGAGTGCCTTGTCCCCCTCATTCTTAGATATTCCCATGAGNNNNNNNNNNNNNNNNNNNNNNNNNNNNNNNNNNNNNNNNNNNNNNNNNNNNNNNNNNNNNNNNNNTACCACAGAGTTTTTGGANNNNNNNNNNNNNNNNNNNNNNNNNNNNNNNNNNNNNNNNNNNNNNNNNNNNNNNNNNNNNNNNNNNNNNNNNNNNNNNNNNNNNNNNNNNNNNNNNNNNNNNNNNNNNNNNNNNNNNNNTATCAACNNNNNNNNNNNNNNNNNNNNNNNNNNNNNNNNNNNNNNNNNNNNNNNNNNNNNNNNNNNNNNNNNNNNNNNNNNNNNNNNNNNNNNNNNNNNNNNNNNNNNNNNNNNNNNNNNNNNNNNNNNNNNNNNNNNNNNNNNNNNNNNNNNNNNNNNNNNNNNNNNNNNNNNNNNNNNNNNNNNNNNNNNNNNNNNNNNNNNNNNNNNNNNNNNNNNNNNNNNNNNNNNNNNNNNNNNNNNNNNNNNNNNNNNNNNNNNNNNNNNNNNNNNNNNNNNNNNNNNNNNNNNNNNNNNNNNNNNNNNNNNNNNNNNNNNCCACGATGATGACTGAGACCTTGANNNNNNNNNNNNNNNNNNNNNNNNNNNNNNNNNNNNNNNNNNNNNNNNNNNNNNNNNNNNNNNNNNNNNNNNNNNNNNNNNNNNNNNNNNNNNTGCCACATAGATGACTTGATTAAATTCACTACCACTTAAATTCACGCCCTCGTCGTGGTCTTATAAACGCAATTGGAAACATTGCATATGCACTTTTTTTGTTAAGACACCCTTAACAGCCATCTTGCAGAATATAAGTCATCCCTCCATAATATCATTGCAAGATTTAACTCTTCCATTCATGCGTTAGATTGAATTAGTAAAAACATTAAGATAAGGTATCAAACAGTTACAAACCTTATCCAAGAATATCACTAATGTGCAAAAATTCACCCACTTCGGTAGTAGTGTATTTTCTTATCAGTTATAGTTATACATAGTTTCAGCTATACATAATTTCATGAGTGATGTAGAGTGCTTCAGTACAGACCTAATAATGGCTGCCCAAGGTGAGGTCCTTCCAGGTTTAATATCCCCACATGATATGTATAACTTCAGAAGCAGGATCACCTCTATGTCTTACCAGACCCTTTTTAACCTTGGAGACACAACACTTCTACGCCCACCTACGCCCACCCCGTGGCCTGTCCGTCCTCATACCCATCCTACCCTTAAACACATTTCAAACATACCAtatacccccctttcctcccattgcTAACAATACCCCGTGTGTCCTCTCTTCTGCCCTCACTATCATCCTTAAGTCCTTGCAAGGTCAATCCCTCTCCATTCCATCCCCTGCCTTTCTTGATGGGTGTCTCAGACCATCACCCCGTCATTTCATGTGCTACACACACGCCCTACCGTAGACCAATTACAACCTTCCACCTTGTTCAAGCGCTCTCATGTCTAGTATCAACATACACTCCTAATGCACTTTTGACAAGATATCCTTTTGTCCTGTCCTTAATAGNNNNNNNNNNNNNNNNNNNNNNNNNNNNNNNNNNNNNNNNNNNNNNNNNNNNNNACACACCAAATGATACACTTATCACAGGCACATTTGTACTACCCCACATTTGCCAACTCACCACTTCCTCAATTACCATACCAGCAACATGCGTCTTACTCCTGTCTTCTAGACTAAGTGCTCCGGTGAGAACACCTTTTAACTTTTAATCATAATTTAATGTAACAACACTACCAAGATCAAGCCTTCGGTTACTTCCACCAGCGGATGATTACCTATGCTATTCCTTGTCATAGTAAATCTTCCATCTTTACATTAGATNNNNNNNNNNNNNNNNNNNNNNNNNNNNNNNNNNNNNNNNNNNNNNNNNNNNNNNNNNNNNNNNNNNNNNNNNNNNNNNNNNNNNNNNNNNNNNNNNNNNNNNNNNNNNNNNNNNNNNNNNNNNNNNNNNNNNNNNNNNNNNNNNNNNNNNNNNNNNNNNNNNNNNNNNNNNNNNNNNNNNNNNNNNNNNNNNNNNNNNNNNNNNNNNNNNNNNNNNNNNNNNNNNNNNNNNNNNNNNNNNNNNNNNNNNNNNNNNNNNNNNNNNNNNNNNNNNNNNNNNNNNNNNNNNNNNNNNNNNNNNNNNNNNNNNNNNNNNNNNNNNNNNNNNNNNNNNNNNNNNNNNNNNNNNNNNNNNNNNNNNNNNNNNNN from Penaeus monodon isolate SGIC_2016 chromosome 23, NSTDA_Pmon_1, whole genome shotgun sequence includes these protein-coding regions:
- the LOC119588188 gene encoding collagen alpha-1(XI) chain-like; this translates as MSENEGMVDLYLKPEKTLGPGGGPKTRNKKWERRKRDHRNKHGVTGTIVGSQKHEPGKTDHGTKNGIQDKHGKQEKTGPQNKHGTKEQNGDHKKNTGHREKTRDQGQTRDHKGQKRAQEQTRPPGKTGHKKNTGPREKTRDHREKHGPQNKTGPKKKHGTPKQKTDPKKNRGPKNKPEPREKNTGPQVQTRDHRNKHGTTGTNTGPRKQKRPQEQTGYGTNTGRQNKNPGHRKNTEPQFLKRGPEKNTGHRKKTRDHRKNRDHKNKHGTPRKNTGPQKTNRDPRTKRTKEKNRDHRNKKQDQEKNTGHEKHGQRTTRATRTNGPQEQTRGPKNKRDHKNKHGGPGTNTGPQEKHGATRKNTGPGAPEQHGTTKQNGTPKQTGTTGKNTGPQGKTWTTGTKTREQTRDPGKKHRAIGKNRGHGTQEKTRGHGTKNKTGPRKNGTTKQKRGPKNKQGPQEKTRDQNKPGPQEKNTGPRGHRKKHGTPATNRTQEQTGPQDQTRGPQEQTRATGQNGATRTNTGPQNKPGPRKKHGTTEQTRGHEKTRDHKTNGPQKQKTGPTTKRKQGTNRGHKKTRDPGPQEKTRDHKNKHGTTRTNTGPQEYEITGTNTGSQEHRSRGQTRDHRNKYGIKGTNMGSQEYRNKHGNTKNTEHGNKCVIAGSQNTGTHLYKHFSMPYGYTGLPEIP